Proteins from a single region of Engystomops pustulosus chromosome 5, aEngPut4.maternal, whole genome shotgun sequence:
- the PRL gene encoding prolactin, with protein sequence MIYLMDTSLKGIVLILLAGSSIILERNRVISQPICPNGGANCQISTGALFDRAVKLSHYIHSLSSEMFNEFDERFTPGRRFLAKSRMSCHTSSLNTPEDKEQAQQIQHEDLLSLVLKVLRSWNDPLLHMVSEVQDIREAPDTILWKAVEIEEQTKRLLEGMERIIGRIHPGDLENEIYSPWPGPADAVPGDENSRLFNFYHLLHCLRRDSHKIDNYLKLVKCRLIHEGNC encoded by the exons ATGATTTATCTAATGGACACATCACTTAAAg gTATAGTGCTAATTCTATTAGCAGGGTCCAGTATAATACTAGAAAGAAATAGGGTCATCTCACAACCAATATGTCCTAATGGAGGAGCGAACTGCCAGATCTCTACTGGAGCACTCTTTGACCGTGCCGTGAAACTTTCACATTATATACATTCCCTTTCGTCTGAGATGTTCAATGAATTT GATGAAAGATTTACCCCAGGTCGCAGGTTTCTAGCAAAATCAAGGATGAGTTGCCATACTTCTTCACTAAACACCCCTGAAGACAAAGAGCAAGCACAGCAAATACAA CATGAAGATCTGCTGAGTTTAGTGCTGAAAGTTCTAAGATCATGGAATGATCCCCTGCTCCACATGGTTTCTGAAGTTCAAGATATACGAGAAGCACCAGATACCATTCTCTGGAAAGCAGTAGAGATAGAAGAACAAACCAAACGCCTCCTTGAAGGAATGGAAAGGATTATTGGAAGG ATACATCCAGGAGATCTGGAAAATGAAATCTATTCGCCATGGCCAGGTCCAGCTGATGCAGTTCCAGGAGATGAAAATTCACGGCTCTTCAATTTTTACCACCTCCTTCATTGTCTCCGTAGGGATTCACATAAAATTGATAACTACTTGAAGCTTGTAAAATGTCGTCTTATACATGAGGGCAACTGTTAA